Proteins from a single region of Apium graveolens cultivar Ventura chromosome 7, ASM990537v1, whole genome shotgun sequence:
- the LOC141674330 gene encoding uncharacterized protein LOC141674330: MDRSWLKADRRTKEFKKGVEDLLIFAFENGYNAEKISCSCVNCAYSKSWRARIVKNHLFQNGIDQTYTRWMWHGENNSVESSNETDTSESINQGTSRMGKHDEDDDDDMSSDESSDETASSYFINHVKGEHQPLYPGCERYTKIKALVQLYNLKVKHGMSDSCFSDILLLLGSLLPEGNNIPSSFNEAKKTLYALGMGYEKIHVCPNNCLLYRGDLDEEKTTCRVCKASRWKLNKKGDELKGVPVKVLWYFPVIPRLRNLFNTPHIAKDMTWHDTERQNDGKMRHPADSKTWKDVYQKWPDFASETRNLRLALSSDGFNPFHGNRIDYSNWPVLLSIYNLPPWLCMKRRHVLDVMHIEKNICEALLGTLLNIPGKTKNKESARLDMAEMGIRTELRPKTPGKKEK, translated from the exons ATGGATAGGTCATGGTTAAAAGCGGATAGAAGAACAAAAGAGTTCAAAAAAGGAGTGGAAGATTTGTTAATATTTGCATTTGAGAATGGTTATAATGCAGAAAAAATCAGTTGTTCATGTGTAAACTGCGCATATAGTAAATCATGGAGAGCGCGGATAGTTAAAAACCATCTTTTTCAAAATGGTATTGATCAAACTTATACACGTTGGATGTGGCACGGGGAGAATAATTCTGTAGAAAGTTCTAATGAAACCGACACTTCGGAATCTATTAATCAAGGCACCTCAAGAATGGGTAAACATGACGAGGACGACGATGACGATATGtcttctgatgaaagttctgacgAAACCGCGAGTTCTTATTTCATCAACCATGTTAAAGGTGAACATCAACCTCTTTATCCTGGATGTGAGAGGTACACTAAGATTAAAGCTCTGGTCCAGTTATACAACTTGAAAGTGAAGCATGGTATGTCTGATTCATGCTTCAGTGATATTCTATTATTACTTGGCTCTTTACTTCCGGAAGGCAACAACATCCCTTCTTCCTTCAATGAAGCAAAGAAAACTTTATATGCATTAGGAATGGGGTATGAAAAGATACACGTATGTCCGAATAATTGTCTCTTATACCGTGGGGATTTAGATGAAGAAAAGACTACTTGTCGCGTATGTAAGGCCTCTAGATGGAAATTGAACAAAAAAGGAGATGAACTTAAAGGCGTCCCTGTTAAAGTTCTATGGTATTTCCCGGTGATACCAAGATTACGAAATTTATTCAATACACCTCACATTGCAAAGGACATGACGTGGCATGACACCGAGCGACAAAATGATGGTAAAATGAGGCATCCAGCTGATTCAAAAACATGGAAGGATGTATACCAAAAATGGCCTGATTTTGCATCAGAGACTAGGAACCTTCGATTAGCTTTATCTTCTGATGGTTTCAATCCTTTTCATGGAAACCGTATTGATTACTCAAACTGGCCTGTTTTGCTATCAATTTATAACCTTCCTCCATGGCTTTGTATGAAGAGAAG GCATGTTCTCGATGTGATGCACATtgagaaaaatatatgtgaagCCCTGCTTGGAACTTTACTAAATATTCCGGGGAAGACAAAAAATAAGGAATCTGCCCGTCTTGATATGGCTGAAATGGGAATAAGAACGGAGCTGAGACCAAAGACTCCTGGAAAGAAAGAAAAGTAA